In Tenebrio molitor chromosome 8, icTenMoli1.1, whole genome shotgun sequence, a genomic segment contains:
- the AsnRS gene encoding asparagine--tRNA ligase, cytoplasmic, giving the protein MSGDSGTPIYTSEKAGSDETGLGTEDKPFKTILQAMRHAGVEPFPAIYVDGKEEAKFAPASKSQLKKIQKIWLRESHKQADAAKKEEEDAAKREKNLEEAKKVIVTEDKSLPTAKRIKISQGKEHRDQRVKIYGWVHRLRRQGKNLMFITLRDGTGFLQTVLTDVLCQTYNAVILSTESSVLLYGMLTKVPEGKIAPGGHELVVDYWELIGLAPPGGADSILNEQALPDVQAENRHIMIRGENTSKVLRMRSVLLQAFRDHYLDRGYCEVTPPSIVQTQVEGGSTLFKMDYFGEEAYLTQSSQLYLETCLPSMGDVYCVAESFRAEQSRTRRHLAEYTHVEAECPFIKFDDLLDRLEDLICDVVDRVLKSPYADIVHELNPNFQVPSRPFLRMNYSDAIEYLKKNNITKEDGSFYEFGEDIPEMPERKMTDQINKPIMLCRFPANIKSFYMSKCPEDQRLTESVDVLLPNVGEIVGGSMRIHDLEELMDGYKREGIDPAPYFWYTDQRKYGTCPHGGYGLGLERFVCWLLNRYHIREVCLYPRYLHHCKP; this is encoded by the exons atgTCCGGTGATAGTGGAACTC CAATTTACACTTCCGAGAAGGCCGGAAGCGATGAGACAGGTCTGGGCACCGAGGACAAGCCTTTCAAGACCATCCTCCAAGCCATGCGGCACGCCGGGGTCGAGCCCTTCCCGGCGATCTACGTGGACGGCAAAGAGGAAGCAAAATTCGCACCAGCGTCGAAATCCCAGTTGAAAAAAATCCAGAAGATTTGGTTGAGAGAGTCGCACAAGCAAGCCGACGCCGCCAAGAAAGAAGAAGAGGACGCGGCTAAACGCGAGAAGAATCTGGAAGAAGCTAAGAAGGTCATCGTGACGGAAGACAAGTCGCTGCCGACGGCGAAACGTATCAAAATCAGTCAAG GAAAGGAACACAGGGACCAGAGAGTGAAGATTTACGGTTGGGTGCACCGGCTCCGACGACAGGGGAAAAACTTGATGTTTATCACGTTGCGCGACGGGACTGGTTTTCTGCAAACTGTCCTGACCGATGTGCTCTGTCAAACTTACAACGCAGTAATTCTGTCGACGGAATCATCAGTGTTGCTGTATGGAATGCTCACAAAAGTTCCAGAGGGTAAAATT GCTCCAGGAGGTCATGAACTCGTCGTCGACTACTGGGAGCTGATCGGACTGGCGCCACCAGGGGGTGCCGACTCCATCCTCAACGAACAAGCCCTCCCAGATGTCCAAGCTGAGAACAGGCATATCATGATCCGTGGGGAGAACACGTCGAAAGTGTTACGGATGCGATCGGTTCTTCTTCAGGCATTTAG AGATCACTACTTGGACCGCGGTTACTGCGAAGTGACTCCACCTTCGATCGTTCAAACGCAAGTAGAAGGGGGCTCGACTTTGTTCAAAATGGATTATTTCGG gGAGGAAGCCTACTTGACTCAAAGCTCTCAGCTCTACCTAGAGACTTGTCTGCCGTCGATGGGAGACGTGTATTGTGTCGCCGAGAGTTTCAGAGCTGAACAGAGCAGAACCAGAAGACATCTAGCAGA gtACACTCACGTGGAAGCTGAATGTCCTTTCATAAAATTCGATGATTTGCTCGATCGCCTCGAGGACCTCATCTGCGACGTGGTCGATCGCGTTTTGAAATCCCCCTACGCCGACATCGTGCACGAACTGAACCCCAACTTCCAAGTACCATCCAGACCATTCCTCCGAATGAACTATTCCGACGCTATCGAATACCTCAAAAAGAACAACATCACGAAAGAGGACGGCTCGTTCTACGAGTTTGGAGAG GACATTCCCGAAATGCCCGAGAGAAAAATGACTGATCAGATCAACAAACCAATCATGCTTTGTCGCTTCCCGGCTAACATAAAGTCGTTCTACATGTCCAAGTGTCCAGAAGATCAACGTTTGACTGAAAGCGTAGACGTTCTGTTGCCCAACGTAGGCGAGATCGTCGGTGGGTCCATGAGGATACATGACTTGGAGGAATTGATGGATGG GTATAAACGTGAAGGGATCGATCCTGCGCCATACTTTTGGTACACCGATCAAAGAAAATACGGAACGTGTCCTCACGGTGGTTACGGTCTTGGTCTAGAGAGATTCGTGTGTTGGTTGCTGAACAGATACCACAT